In Moorella sp. Hama-1, a single genomic region encodes these proteins:
- a CDS encoding chemotaxis protein CheA, with product MSDLDMSQYLGVFLDEAEEQLQQLDEAVVQLEQTPSDQELLNTIFRAAHTLKGSSASMGFNRLATLTHRMESVLDSLRQGKLAVSREIIDILLAAVDKLRGLKDSIADGKGEEGEVAEVVARLEAVLAGPTASAAAGATTRETLTLDDVEQNVIRAAEVKGFRAYEIRVQLEAGCQMKSARAYLVFNNLKDLGEVIKSVPHTQELEAEKFNDSFVLAFVSKEDADTLANVVKSTSEIKDVQVRPIILEEDRVAAADSQAPQPGRPDHEGAPGANGSGAAGEHRVSQTVRVDVQRLENLMNLVGELVIDRTRLAEVGNGLQAKLANEELLETLEEVSLHIGRITSDLQEEIMKARMFPIDQVFNRFPRMVRDLARKAGKELDFIIEGRETELDRTVIEEIGDPLIHLLRNAIDHGIEPPEERLKKGKPRQGTVRLKAFHQENQIVITVEDDGAGMDAEKIKAKAVAKGLISAEAAARLGRREAVDLIFLPGLSTSDKITDVSGRGVGMDIVRNHIEKINGTIDIRTTTGKGTCFTIKLPLTLAINRSLLVRVGGRVYAFPLANVVEIIDVAPSSIQHVHRQQVVVVRGRVLPLIYLGQALGLGTTAPEGENYAVVIVGLAEKQVGFIVDNLLGEQEIVIKSLGNFIGKIPGLAGATIMGDGSVALILDVRSLVNFLGEEPDRELAS from the coding sequence ATGAGCGATCTGGATATGTCCCAGTACCTGGGCGTCTTCCTGGACGAAGCCGAGGAACAGCTCCAGCAGCTGGACGAGGCCGTCGTCCAGCTGGAGCAGACCCCCAGCGACCAGGAACTGTTAAACACCATCTTCCGGGCGGCCCACACCCTGAAGGGCTCCTCGGCCTCCATGGGCTTTAACCGCCTGGCCACCCTCACCCACCGCATGGAGAGCGTCCTGGACTCCTTGCGCCAGGGCAAGCTGGCCGTCTCCCGGGAGATCATCGACATCCTCCTGGCCGCCGTGGATAAACTGCGGGGCTTAAAGGACAGCATCGCCGACGGTAAAGGTGAAGAAGGGGAAGTCGCGGAAGTAGTCGCCCGCCTAGAGGCGGTCCTGGCCGGCCCCACCGCCTCCGCGGCGGCCGGGGCTACCACCCGCGAAACCCTGACCCTGGACGACGTGGAGCAGAACGTCATCCGGGCGGCAGAGGTTAAGGGCTTCCGCGCCTACGAGATCCGGGTGCAGTTGGAGGCCGGCTGCCAGATGAAATCGGCCCGGGCCTACCTGGTCTTCAACAACCTGAAGGACCTGGGCGAGGTCATCAAGAGCGTCCCCCATACCCAGGAACTGGAGGCGGAGAAGTTTAACGACTCCTTTGTCCTGGCCTTCGTCAGCAAAGAGGACGCCGACACCCTGGCCAATGTCGTTAAGTCGACCTCGGAGATCAAGGACGTCCAGGTGCGGCCCATCATCCTGGAGGAAGACCGGGTGGCGGCAGCGGATAGTCAGGCGCCCCAACCGGGCCGGCCGGACCACGAGGGCGCCCCGGGGGCCAATGGGAGCGGAGCCGCCGGCGAGCACCGGGTCAGCCAGACGGTGCGGGTGGACGTCCAGCGCCTGGAGAACCTCATGAACCTGGTGGGGGAACTGGTCATCGACCGCACCCGCCTGGCCGAAGTCGGCAACGGCCTGCAGGCCAAGCTGGCCAACGAAGAACTCCTGGAGACCCTGGAAGAGGTCTCCCTGCACATCGGCCGCATCACCTCCGACCTGCAGGAGGAGATCATGAAGGCGCGCATGTTCCCCATTGACCAGGTCTTCAACCGTTTCCCCCGCATGGTCCGGGACCTGGCCCGCAAGGCCGGCAAGGAACTTGATTTTATCATCGAAGGCCGGGAAACGGAACTGGACCGGACGGTCATCGAAGAGATCGGCGACCCCCTTATCCACCTGCTGCGTAACGCCATCGACCACGGTATCGAGCCCCCGGAGGAACGCCTTAAGAAAGGCAAGCCCCGCCAGGGGACGGTGCGCCTGAAGGCCTTCCACCAGGAGAACCAGATCGTCATCACCGTAGAAGACGACGGCGCCGGCATGGACGCCGAGAAGATTAAAGCCAAAGCCGTAGCCAAAGGCCTCATCAGCGCCGAAGCCGCCGCCCGCCTGGGCCGGCGGGAAGCGGTGGACCTGATCTTCCTGCCCGGCCTTTCCACCTCCGACAAGATAACCGACGTCTCCGGCCGGGGCGTGGGGATGGATATCGTTCGCAACCATATTGAGAAGATCAACGGCACCATCGATATCCGCACCACCACGGGCAAGGGGACCTGCTTTACCATTAAGCTCCCCCTGACCCTGGCCATCAACCGTTCCCTCCTGGTCCGCGTCGGCGGCCGGGTCTACGCCTTCCCCCTGGCCAATGTGGTGGAGATTATCGACGTCGCCCCGAGTAGCATCCAGCATGTCCACCGCCAGCAGGTGGTGGTCGTCCGCGGCCGGGTCTTGCCCTTGATCTACCTGGGCCAGGCCCTGGGGCTGGGTACCACCGCCCCGGAGGGGGAGAACTACGCCGTAGTCATTGTCGGCCTGGCGGAAAAACAGGTCGGCTTTATCGTCGATAACCTCCTGGGCGAACAGGAGATCGTCATCAAGTCCCTGGGGAACTTCATCGGCAAAATCCCGGGCCTGGCCGGGGCGACCATCATGGGCGACGGCAGCGTGGCCTTGATTCTCGACGTGCGCAGCCTGGTGAACTTCCTGGGGGAGGAGCCGGACCGTGAGCTGGCCAGTTAG
- a CDS encoding chemotaxis protein CheW: MAAETAPEVQLVVFQLAGETYGVEISHVQEIIRLQTITEIPRTPAFVEGVINLRGRIIPILDMHKRFHLPAAEATNNTRIMVVELGEVTVGMIVDSVSEVLRLPADSIEPPPPMISGIDVAYLKGVGKWNDKLIILLALDRVLRESEQRELQQEVAAGVASK; the protein is encoded by the coding sequence ATGGCAGCCGAAACAGCCCCGGAAGTCCAGCTGGTCGTCTTCCAGCTGGCCGGCGAGACTTACGGCGTTGAGATCAGCCACGTACAGGAGATTATCCGCCTGCAGACCATCACCGAGATCCCCCGGACCCCGGCCTTTGTCGAGGGGGTCATCAACCTGCGCGGCCGGATCATCCCCATCCTCGACATGCATAAACGCTTCCACCTGCCTGCCGCCGAGGCTACCAACAATACCCGCATCATGGTGGTCGAGCTGGGCGAGGTGACGGTGGGCATGATTGTCGACTCGGTTTCGGAGGTCCTGCGCCTGCCGGCAGACAGCATCGAGCCACCGCCGCCCATGATCAGCGGCATTGACGTCGCCTACCTGAAGGGCGTGGGCAAGTGGAACGACAAATTGATTATCCTCCTGGCCCTGGACAGGGTGCTGCGGGAGAGCGAGCAACGCGAACTGCAGCAAGAAGTGGCCGCCGGGGTGGCGAGCAAATGA